In Procambarus clarkii isolate CNS0578487 chromosome 25, FALCON_Pclarkii_2.0, whole genome shotgun sequence, the following proteins share a genomic window:
- the LOC123756549 gene encoding protein escargot isoform X2, whose protein sequence is MLVPHTPVSVSHIWGNEQTEPEDLSVKFEGEAYSSSNTRTHDPCVQEPRIRTHDPCAHCPPASLLRTREPQSLARPAQEPHVPPVNCCDWQRLRLRVPYVYGETTHSRVHVRELQFPDAHGVCPQTQTETNSTHDKKVHASTESERESTNAGRQSRTPDAQHQDGQTIDVKPANNQIPDFKSLKNETPDPESRISFNPSVSASTCTSPDSLPRETSRDSHSPPTCEVRRLLPPVRATPRPHSATPGIHIATPRPHTAILVNSPLVDDISHSRIDNDRVSPSVGHKPSVQTTASWLRFPDMRVPGEMQSSTQTSQPHRPWLADDPPRQTSRQFTENVSLQPARPRPLLPNSSLWTGLVPIAWPMPHLLPPAHPPSPGRHHRECHPLSPSRHSRECGSPDSESISSDSSSSGAVRGEARYSCAECNKSYSTYSGLSKHKQFHCAALGAKSFACKHCEKVYTSLGALKMHIRTHTLPCKCQLCGKAFSRPWLLQGHIRTHTGEKPFQCPQCDRCFADRSNLRAHLQTHADVKKYACVTCHKTFSRMSLLNKHTEAACPALHRRMQP, encoded by the exons atgctggtgccgcatactccagtatcAGTCTCACACATATGGG GAAACGAGCAGACAGAACCGGAGGATCTGAGTGTGAAGTTTGAGGGAGAGGCGTATAGCTCATCCAATACACGCACGCACGATCCATGCGTGCAAGAACCCCGCATACGCACGCACGACCCATGCGCCCATTGCCCTCCAGCGTCCCTCCTTCGCACGAGAGAGCCGCAGTCACTGGCGAGACCCGCGCAAGAACCGCATGTTCCACCGGTGAATTGTTGCGATTGGCAGCGATTACGTTTGCGTGTGCCCTATGTATACGGTGAGACGACGCACTCACGCGTGCACGTGCGTGAGTTACAATTCCCTGACGCACATGGTGTATGCCCTCAAACACAAACGGAAACAAACAGCACACATGATAAGAAAGTACATGCTTCAACAGAATCAGAAAGAGAATCGACGAACGCAGGTCGACAAAGTCGCACACCAGACGCCCAGCACCAGGACGGTCAAACAATTGACGTTAAACCCGCGAACAATCAAATACCTGACTTCAAGTCCCTGAAGAACGAAACACCTGATCCAGAAAGCAGAATCAGTTTTAACCCAAGCGTCTCCGCCAGTACGTGTACAAGCCCCGACTCACTTCCAAGAGAAACCAGTCGAGATAGTCACAGCCCTCCAACCTGTGAAGTCAGGAGATTGCTGCCTCCCGTCAGGGCCACACCAAGGCCACACTCAGCCACACCCGGAATACACATAGCTACACCCAGGCCACACACTGCCATACTTGTTAACTCTCCCCTGGTCGACGATATCAGCCATTCGAGAATAGACAATGACCGGGTCAGTCCATCAGTTGGGCATAAACCTTCTGTACAAACAACGGCAAGTTGGTTAAGATTCCCAGATATGAGAGTCCCCGGAGAGATGCAGAGCTCTACCCAAACATCTCAACCTCACCGACCATGGCTGGCAGACGACCCTCCAAGACAAACGTCCCGCCAGTTTACAGAAAATGTTTCTCTGCAGCCTGCGCGGCCACGTCCACTTCTGCCGAATTCGAGCTTGTGGACAGGTTTGGTGCCGATAGCATGGCCTATGCCGCATCTTCTGCCTCctgctcaccctccctcacccggcAGGCATCACAGGGAGTgccaccctctctccccctccaggCACTCCCGTGAGTGTGGCTCTCCGGACTCAGAGTCGATCTCcagtgacagcagcagcagcggtgcaGTTCGTGGCGAGGCGCGGTACTCGTGCGCAGAGTGCAATAAGTCGTACTCAACGTACTCTGGCCTGAGCAAGCACAAACAGTTCCACTGCGCAGCGCTGGGTGCCAAGTCGTTTGCGTGCAAACACTGCGAGAAAGTGTACACGAGTCTGGGCGCACTCAAGATGCACATCCGCACGCACACGCTGCCGTGCAAGTGTCAGCTGTGTGGCAAGGCCTTCTCGCGGCCGTGGCTGCTGCAGGGCCACATCAGGACCCACACCGGGGAGAAACCCTTCCAGTGCCCGCAGTGTGACCGGTGCTTCGCTGACCGCAGCAACCTGCGGGCCCACCTTCAGACCCACGCTGACGTTAAGAAGTACGCATGCGTCACCTGCCACAAGACCTTCTCCAGAATGTCTCTCCTCAACAAGCACACCGAGGCCGCCtgcccagcactacatcgacgcaTGCAACCGTGA
- the LOC123756549 gene encoding protein escargot isoform X1, with product MVVLKSDYSSCPLKKRPLSVPYNATGNEQTEPEDLSVKFEGEAYSSSNTRTHDPCVQEPRIRTHDPCAHCPPASLLRTREPQSLARPAQEPHVPPVNCCDWQRLRLRVPYVYGETTHSRVHVRELQFPDAHGVCPQTQTETNSTHDKKVHASTESERESTNAGRQSRTPDAQHQDGQTIDVKPANNQIPDFKSLKNETPDPESRISFNPSVSASTCTSPDSLPRETSRDSHSPPTCEVRRLLPPVRATPRPHSATPGIHIATPRPHTAILVNSPLVDDISHSRIDNDRVSPSVGHKPSVQTTASWLRFPDMRVPGEMQSSTQTSQPHRPWLADDPPRQTSRQFTENVSLQPARPRPLLPNSSLWTGLVPIAWPMPHLLPPAHPPSPGRHHRECHPLSPSRHSRECGSPDSESISSDSSSSGAVRGEARYSCAECNKSYSTYSGLSKHKQFHCAALGAKSFACKHCEKVYTSLGALKMHIRTHTLPCKCQLCGKAFSRPWLLQGHIRTHTGEKPFQCPQCDRCFADRSNLRAHLQTHADVKKYACVTCHKTFSRMSLLNKHTEAACPALHRRMQP from the exons ATGGTCGTCTTAAAAAGTGACTACTCTAGCTGTCCCTTGAAGAAGAGGCCGCTCTCCGTTCCGTATAATGCAACAG GAAACGAGCAGACAGAACCGGAGGATCTGAGTGTGAAGTTTGAGGGAGAGGCGTATAGCTCATCCAATACACGCACGCACGATCCATGCGTGCAAGAACCCCGCATACGCACGCACGACCCATGCGCCCATTGCCCTCCAGCGTCCCTCCTTCGCACGAGAGAGCCGCAGTCACTGGCGAGACCCGCGCAAGAACCGCATGTTCCACCGGTGAATTGTTGCGATTGGCAGCGATTACGTTTGCGTGTGCCCTATGTATACGGTGAGACGACGCACTCACGCGTGCACGTGCGTGAGTTACAATTCCCTGACGCACATGGTGTATGCCCTCAAACACAAACGGAAACAAACAGCACACATGATAAGAAAGTACATGCTTCAACAGAATCAGAAAGAGAATCGACGAACGCAGGTCGACAAAGTCGCACACCAGACGCCCAGCACCAGGACGGTCAAACAATTGACGTTAAACCCGCGAACAATCAAATACCTGACTTCAAGTCCCTGAAGAACGAAACACCTGATCCAGAAAGCAGAATCAGTTTTAACCCAAGCGTCTCCGCCAGTACGTGTACAAGCCCCGACTCACTTCCAAGAGAAACCAGTCGAGATAGTCACAGCCCTCCAACCTGTGAAGTCAGGAGATTGCTGCCTCCCGTCAGGGCCACACCAAGGCCACACTCAGCCACACCCGGAATACACATAGCTACACCCAGGCCACACACTGCCATACTTGTTAACTCTCCCCTGGTCGACGATATCAGCCATTCGAGAATAGACAATGACCGGGTCAGTCCATCAGTTGGGCATAAACCTTCTGTACAAACAACGGCAAGTTGGTTAAGATTCCCAGATATGAGAGTCCCCGGAGAGATGCAGAGCTCTACCCAAACATCTCAACCTCACCGACCATGGCTGGCAGACGACCCTCCAAGACAAACGTCCCGCCAGTTTACAGAAAATGTTTCTCTGCAGCCTGCGCGGCCACGTCCACTTCTGCCGAATTCGAGCTTGTGGACAGGTTTGGTGCCGATAGCATGGCCTATGCCGCATCTTCTGCCTCctgctcaccctccctcacccggcAGGCATCACAGGGAGTgccaccctctctccccctccaggCACTCCCGTGAGTGTGGCTCTCCGGACTCAGAGTCGATCTCcagtgacagcagcagcagcggtgcaGTTCGTGGCGAGGCGCGGTACTCGTGCGCAGAGTGCAATAAGTCGTACTCAACGTACTCTGGCCTGAGCAAGCACAAACAGTTCCACTGCGCAGCGCTGGGTGCCAAGTCGTTTGCGTGCAAACACTGCGAGAAAGTGTACACGAGTCTGGGCGCACTCAAGATGCACATCCGCACGCACACGCTGCCGTGCAAGTGTCAGCTGTGTGGCAAGGCCTTCTCGCGGCCGTGGCTGCTGCAGGGCCACATCAGGACCCACACCGGGGAGAAACCCTTCCAGTGCCCGCAGTGTGACCGGTGCTTCGCTGACCGCAGCAACCTGCGGGCCCACCTTCAGACCCACGCTGACGTTAAGAAGTACGCATGCGTCACCTGCCACAAGACCTTCTCCAGAATGTCTCTCCTCAACAAGCACACCGAGGCCGCCtgcccagcactacatcgacgcaTGCAACCGTGA